One window of Nymphaea colorata isolate Beijing-Zhang1983 chromosome 1, ASM883128v2, whole genome shotgun sequence genomic DNA carries:
- the LOC116263790 gene encoding tetraspanin-3-like: MLRASNSLIGMINFLTFLISVPILGGGIWLSTKANSTDCLRFLQWPIIIIGIAVMVVSLAGFAGSCYRITWLLRLYLTAMFFIVVALIGFTIFAFSVTAKGSGNPVLNRRYLEYRLQDYSGWLKDRVSEPSYWDKIVSCIQQAGVCGKMAPGGIPETADRFYARSLTPIQSGCCKPPAACGFVYVTETTWEPVAGLAVADTDCVNWSNDQARLCYSCDSCKAGVLANLKKDWRRVSLINMILLIVMVVLYVIACAAFRNSKRTDNRESYGRNRMEKAEPSRFNF; encoded by the exons ATGCTGCGAGCGAGCAACTCGTTGATCGGGATGATCAACTTCCTGACCTTCCTGATATCGGTGCCGATCCTGGGCGGCGGGATATGGCTGAGCACCAAGGCCAACTCCACCGACTGTCTCCGCTTCCTGCAGTGGCCGATCATCATCATCGGCATCGCCGTCATGGTTGTGTCGCTTGCCGGGTTCGCCGGCTCGTGCTACCGGATCACTTGGCTGCTCCGGCTCTACCTCACGGCCATGTTCTTCATCGTCGTCGCGCTGATAGGGTTCACCATCTTCGCCTTCTCCGTCACCGCCAAGGGCTCCGGCAACCCCGTTCTCAACCGCCGCTACCTCGAGTACCGCCTCCAGGACTATTCCGGCTGGCTCAAGGACCGCGTGTCGGAGCCCAGCTACTGGGACAAGATCGTCTCGTGCATCCAGCAGGCCGGCGTTTGTGGGAAAATGGCTCCCGGCGGCATCCCGGAGACGGCCGATCGGTTCTACGCTCGGTCGCTTACCCCCATCCAG TCTGGTTGTTGCAAGCCACCGGCGGCGTGCGGTTTCGTTTACGTGACCGAGACGACGTGGGAACCGGTGGCGGGACTGGCGGTGGCGGACACGGACTGCGTGAATTGGAGCAACGACCAGGCTCGGCTGTGCTACAGCTGCGACTCATGCAAGGCCGGGGTGCTGGCCAACCTGAAGAAGGACTGGAGGAGGGTGTCCCTGATCAACATGATTCTTCTGATCGTGATGGTCGTCCTCTACGTCATAGCCTGCGCTGCCTTCAGGAACAGCAAGAGGACCGACAACCGGGAGTCCTACGGCAGGAACAGGATGGAAAAGGCAGAGCCTAGCAGATTCAACTTCTGA